The genomic region ataatttgcaaataatcgcctctgatttcaatatggaaatctcaaaagagaaaacaaaagtcatggcattttcgggagagaacccaattccaagtaagatcatgataaataatactttaattgaacgtgttaactcatttaactatttaggttataacctctcttacatcactgatgaagatatgtcaaacaaaatatctaaatttataaaaatcactggcgtcattaatgccgtcttcaaatcctcccatgttcagaaacatacaaggctaaaggtatataaaacactagctcgaccggtcctcacttatggtagcgaggcatggacaatcagaaaagctgatgagcaaaggctgacgacagcggaaatgaggttcatgagacgaacagcgggatgctctttgctggaacaccgtaaaaatgtggacatattgcaggaactcaaaatggatcctatagttaattttgttcaacaatattgacttcagtggaaaaaacatgtcgaaaggatggatcgcactagatggcctaaacagattcttacttatgtaccaagaggaaagaggaaattgggaagaccacgaaagcgctggcatgagaccgtaacagatcctgtagggtctaatacgtgagggatatgatgatgatacattttataataaatatatgtaacttTTGGCTATAACGGATTATATTACTTCTCTATTGTTGGGCTGTTGCTGCATTTAGTTTTGTAAAGATTTCACGAAAGCTCACGGAATTAAACTAGATTTTCCTCTATACCAACCATTTTAACCATCCTTTCTGTACCTCTCAGCATAATATACCTCAAGACCTCAACAGTTAATTTCATTTTACACACCGTGAAAAATTCTTGTTCCCATACTGCTAGCAAAAATGGTTTAGAATATAAAATTTCACACTATATTTTATCTGTCACTACTCATAAGCTAATGGGTAGAGTGTTTGCTTTGAAAAGTTGAAGCACTGTTTTCAATAACAGTGCCTGTACACAGTACTGTGCCCTGTAGATGTTTGACGTCACTAGTGGCTCTATAAAAAGTCTATAATGTTTATACTGTGTTCCATACTGTCTGACAagcaaagtaaacattgccggcagaggaaaggagaaagataattgctactcaagaaaggtagaacgcttcagaccatcCAACGTGAGGATAAGCGTGggatgtgacctctgccattggttaagTAGCAATtatcttccttccttcttctgtcggcaatgtttactttgcctgtcagacattatggaacgcagtatagGTAATCTAGTTGCTGCTATGGCCTTTGCACTGACAATTATTTATTGTATGTTGAAACATTCCCATGGATTGCAGTGTCACTCCTAGGCACTTAAAGAAAGTTGACTGTGAATATATTtctaagttcaaataaaaatttaatacttaTTTGGTCATTATTACGCCATACATACAGATTTCGTGAATTAAGAGAATAGTAAATTTAATGAACGATGATAAATTTGGAAAGCAATTCCATTATAAATCATGAGTCAGCACCACTTCCATTGGAAATTtgaaaatgacaaaataatatCTAAAGTagtatataaatgatactcatgatatgaaatgataataataattttcgttAATAAAAATTTAGGACACAGTGACGAGCTTAATTATGACAGCCTATTGTTTTCACCACTCATTGATCGCATGTTGTACATCGACCTCGTGTATGACGTCATCACAACAAGGCTTGGTATAGGAGGGATTTGTTTTTGTTTGGAACGTATTCACCAATCCCGAAATTGCTTGATGAAACGGTGTTGTGTATTGGCTGTGAGTGCAGTTGTCATTTCCTCCCTGTCACCAAGGCTCTTTATTAAACGTGACACTGTAACAAATAGATTCGTAAACAACTGTAGCTAAATATAACAGTTTTCGGTCGCGTTATACTATCTAAAATGCATCAGTTTTACGCAAAATATTCCAAAATGAGTGTTGAAGTGGCAAATTCTTGTTTGTGTATCATCCAATCAGAGACTCGTTTAGAAGTATAGAGCCTCGGAAAATATTTCGTCTGGTATTTCGATTCTTTGTTGACCTTCGGTTTGGAGgggaatatttataaataaaggaATTACCGCGTGGTTTCAATATGATACACACCAACAGAAATAAGCTAGAGGTAAGATGGCGTTAAAATTAATGTTCCATAATTATTGTCTTGGTATTGTGCGGGCATTAAAGTGCTGATTCTACTCGACCGATATCCGCCATTCCCAGGGCCGAGTAAACAGCTGATTTTGAGCCGAAGAGGCCTGGGCCAAGGTTGCCTCGTCTGTGAAAGAACTGGATTATTGtttcttcatttcaagtagaaatgaTAACAATAAGCCACGGTTAAGGTCTGGATTATCAGTTACGCTTAAGTAGTGTTGCAGCTTCGAAAAGGTAAAGCTAATATTTGGAATTCGTAGTTTTTGTGATGGACGAGCCGTGGCCTTGATAGTCCATGTTCTCGTCTCCTTTGTTATGACACATTCGGGAGTCAAGGATAAGGCCTCCTTTGTTATGACACATAGGGGAGACACACGGATGATGCCGCTCCGACCACATCTCCGTCACCTTTCAATTGACTTGAAATTGCGTAGttcatatattttgtaacttaCGCACACACAAAGAAAAAAACATGTTACATTTCCAACAATTTCTctgtaatattttactttttttgttcAATGTTTCACAATTAGATTTGATAATTTATCACTTTATTAGTcttgtgttttttgtttttgttttatttgtttttgcgcAGGCTGCAGTGAGACCTTGGTGGGTGCCATCTGTAGGCCGCAACAAGAAAGAGCGATCTAATTTCTCAGTGTGCACTATGAAGCAAAGCTACATGCAGGTACAAAAATCTGTCTGTTGCTAACACTTCCTGCTTTATAACAACCCAAACGCCCGCTTTCTTGTTTgcattgtgtgtgtatgtgtgtgtgaggACATGGCACTGTAGGTTGACACTGTGTTGCTATTGTCACATTTTTGAAGCTGCAACATTGCTGGCAAATGAGTTGAATAGCGGCGATGGTAACGGACGCAATGCACACTGTCTTATTGTGTTCGCAGCTTGCAAGAGTGTTCTCGGACGACGACGCGCAGATTAACAAAAAGCTGCCCAAAGAGTTGCTGCTTAGGTGAGTAATTCCACTTGTATTGGCCACATGTGAATTGCGAAAACATTTGTAATACCATTACAGTAATGTACTGAAATATACTACCATAAACAGTTTTAGGTTAAGATAGCTAATTTGTTAATTTCGATATAAATGACCTACAATGCctttatgttaatttatatttattgcagGATATTCTCATATCTCGACGTAGTGTCTCTATGCCGCTGTGCGCAGGTGTCCAAGGCCTGGAATGTACTTGCACTCGATGGCAGCAATTGGCAGCGGATAGATCTTTTCGACTTTCAGACTGATGTGGAGGTAAGCTACTCCAATAAATTCCATAGATTAGGAAAAAGGATAGTCTTAGCTAAGATGGTAAATAATTATGGCAGCTTTGGTGTTGCATAATTGTTCAAGAGAAAATAACTCTTCTTTTACAAGAATACTTGCAGCAACCGTAATTATTTATAGCTTTGGCAAAGTTTACCAAAAAGAAGTACAGTATAGGAATATTATACATGACAAATTCTGAAGTGATTTCTTGTTTGGTTGCTATGGTCACATAATCTTTCCGAATTTTGCTAGTTTGTCAGTGTCAGTTTAATTTGTGTGAAGTTTCTAAAAGGcgaaatttattattcattttgtcaGCACTGTAGGCGAAAAGATGATTGGTATAGTTCAATTTCGACTTAATTGAAAAATGGTCATTACAAAGAAAGTCATGCAAGGATTTTATAGTCCTTGAAAATCTAATGTTGTCTGTTGGTTTTGAAACTGTGTATACTTCATTGATTGTATTATtaacatttagaaaataaatgaatgaaatattatagCATTCAACGAGGTACGGAGTTTTTTATGGTTTGTTGGTGCAGGGTCCTGTAATAGAAAACATCTCACGTCGCTGTGGTGGGTTCCTGCGTAAGCTGAGTCTGCGTGGCTGCCAGTCCATAGCTGATGGCTCGATGAAGACACTTGCTCAGCTGTGCAGTAATGTGGAGGATTTGAATCTGAATGGCTGCAAGAAGATCACAGACAGTACTTGTCAGTCGCTGAGCCGACACTGTCCCAAGCTGCAGCGCCTCGATCTAGGCTCTTGCTCAGCAATCTCTGACCTGTCCCTCAAGGCTCTGGCTGATGGCTGCCCATCTCTCACCCACATCAACATATCGTGGTGCGACCATATCACTGAAAATGGTGCCGAGGCTTTAGCACATGGCTGTCCCAAGCTCAAGTCATTCATCTCAAAGGGCTGCCTGCAGATCAACGATAAGGCAGTGAGCTGCCTGGCACGCCACTGTCGGAATTTGGAGGTAATGAACCTGCATGGATGCTCCAATATCCAGGATGAGGCCGTGCAACAGTTGGCAGAGAACTGCCCACGCCTGCATTACCTCTGCCTGTCGGGCTGTTCACACCTAACTGATGCCTCCCTCATCGTACTGGCGCAGCAGTGCCACATGCTAAGCACCATTGAAGTAGCTGGTTGCTCTCAGTTCACGGACGCGGGTTTTCAGGCTCTTGCCAGGAGCTGCCGACTTCTGGAAAAAATGGACTTGGAAGAATGCGTGCTCATCACAGATGCAACATTAATCCACCTGGCGATGGGCTGCCCTCGTCTTGAGAAGTTAAGTCTGTCACATTGTGAGCTCATCACTGATGAGGGCATCCGCCACTTGGGAACTTCTCCCTGTGCTGCCGAGAACCTGACTGTGCTAGAACTGGACAACTGCCCCCTTATAACTGATGCATCCCTGGAGCACCTCATCTCATGCCACAACCTGCAGCGCATCGAGCTCTATGACTGTCAGCTCATCACACGAGCCGGCATTCGACGCCTCAGGGTGAGACACATACAATTAACACAgattacataattatgttaaaattttatataggGTCCGGCAAAGAATAGGCGATTTTACACAGCATATATACCTCACAGCGCAGTTGAGCGACACATTGTTGCCAATACAATGCCATTTAGTCATCAAAAAGTGGAGTAGTGCACAACATGCTCTTGCAATTATTAAAAGCCTTTACAAGGACGACAGTTTTGAGGCTATTAAGTGTGAATttcgttattttaatttatggcaCATGATTCCGTCTTATCTGCATATGCAACACATtttcatccatacaaaattcaGGTGTTACATCAATTAAAACATCGCGATATTCTCACCCAGACAGAGTTTTGTTTTAAATTGCATGGCTGAAGATGAAGACTTTGACATTTTGTGGGTCTGACAAAGCACATTTCCATCTCATTGGTAGTCACTTAAAGGAAGttcttttcaagaaataaatggcaGACTACATACTTTGATTTCACGTAtgtcattttgaaaaaataaattcttgagTCAATAACCATTTGTAATCGTCTGTTCCTCTGCTGGACCCTGGTATTAAAAGTGGTGCTCAGTGGTAGATTGGTAATCACTAATCATATTCGCGGGTTCAAGCCCAGCCCAGCCATAAGTAATgggttaaaaaaattgtaaagatgCATCACATGATTTTCCCTGGGAGTGAAATAAAAATGGGAATgctgtgttgtagatttacgtaaaGAAACTATTCTGAATGTGAGTtgaagccctgatcacatatataacagattgctcagccttatggACTTTGATCAATTTCACCATGCTgtcatctagctactgcataagaagtcacattataactctcatttgaattgcatggagcaactgtatttCCATCTAGCAGTCATTCTCAATCAACAGTGCCAATCCTGTGGGTTGTTCTTTTCCACATGTTACCTGGTGAAGGTTACTTATGCcccagccactataggaacttgctaaaatatctgtaaaatgctttggatttatagtattgattagtagaaattgatgcgatcactgggagagctataagcccacccaacccgccttaaatatgtaccggtaccttacttatatacaaCTGTGACTGAAGAATAcagccatatttcgttaatgtgaCAGTGGGTTGGTGGTgctaacatagtaataatactacacacctaatcaaacttgtcaataatacacacctaacctaacctaacctgtcatataatactacacacctgtagtaacattcctcacatttagtataatttcaTTTGCATGTATTGCCAACCCTGCTACTCGTGTCGGGGGGCCATCTATTGGAAGTGTATCATAATggagactttcataataattatatttagttcgttcagtgtatattttgtgatatattaattaacgtgttaatgtagtgataattccattatatatatatatatatatatagtgcaataagaattgaaatgtgttgtggctgtgataaaagtattgaaaattggtttatagcaccacattggcagtgataaaagtgtgcaatatttgtTCAGTGGTcggtggatactctaccttgtccccgtttttaacatggggatagtcaatctgttatatatgtgatcaggggttgaAATCACAATTTTCTTACTATTTTTTTACTCATATAAGAATCTAGTTCATTATTTTACACTATTATTCTATCAACAGGGGTAGTTGTGCCCTTGTCCTGGCAGAGTTTATGAATACTTGAAAAGCCATGTCTTGAGTTACTAATAACCAACTGACTGTCTTCAAGTTAAAATTACATATAGCTGCATATTCTGGTACCGTAGAGATGTAacaaagttaataaaattataaaattgattaTTATAGAACAACATACTCTTTTGAAGCAGTCAATTATGTCAGGACATGACCTTCAGTCTATTGATATTTCTTTGCAGAATCACCTACCGAATATTAAGGTGCATGCATACTTTGCTCCTGTGACACCTCCTCCCACGGCTGGCGGGTCAAGACAACGCTACTGTCGTTGCTGCGTCATCTTGTGAACAAAAACCAAGTGTGGAGTGACTGACGATTTATGTTGTATGTACATAAGTGTGCCCCCGCCTTAGTGAGTGAACAAGGCGAATGTGATAACTTGAGAAGAGAATGGATCGTGCATCACCAGCGCCACAGGACATGCCCAGGGTCACTGTACAAATTAATTACAGGACTTCAGTAAGCTGATAGAAGTGAAGAGGAAATATTGGAACATGTGGAGAAATTTCTCTCTCCACTTTGTTTTGACACTTAGTAGTGCAAAGTACAGTTTTTTCTGTTGTTCATCAAACTTCGCGAGTGCTGCATCATATTGCACAGGTTGAAGTGACTTCATTGTTGGAAGTGTATAAGGTTCAGTTTCATAATGAGTCTCAGCATGAATTTCGAATTGGGTGATTAGCCTTGTTACATAATTGTGTTGTTCGCACAAGGAACTCTTAAATGCCATTACACTACGTGTGCAGTTTCAGTGAACAAACTGTACATAGGCCTGCTCTCCTGTTCAAGACATCTTGATCTGGCTGAAAGAGTCTGTTCAATGTGTTGCCTCCCATATCCTGATAGAGCCATGAGCATTGAAAGTAATGCATTTACTTTCATTGTATATTGGTTACAAACTAACCTAGTAGTTGTGTAGCGTAAGAgcacatattttcatataatttgtCGGCTTGCCATGTAGTGTGTGTATGTctgcatatgtgtgtgtgtgtgtgtgtgtgtgtgtgtgtgtgtgtgtgtgtgtgtgtgtgtgtgtgtgtgtgtgtgtgtgtgtgtgtgtgtgtgtgtgtgtgtgtgtgtgtgtgtgtgtgtgtgtgtatgtatgttttcCTGTTAACTTCTGATTGAGAATACATGtgaaagtaatataattgttacaCCCATGGTTACCTAGCAAGATTCAGATACCCACAAATAAACCTCAGTGGAAGCCTCTTATAATTATCACATGAttacacaacatatttttaaatcatGCCTCCATATATTTCGACAAGATTTCCAAAACTATCTGccacagtttaaaaaaaaaaaaactaaatattggGGTTTTCTTAATATTACGATGTTCTTTCAAAATAAAACTAGCAGCATTTGACGTAGGAAGAAGTATGCTTAACTTGATAAAATTTACATGACTGGAAACCACAGTAGGGGGAAATTCATTTTCATACAGACCTTTCAGCCATTTCCTAACAAGTTGCTCTGGGCATGTCGTGTGAAGCCTTTCCAAGGCCTACAATCTTGGTGCTATTGCAAGCATTCCTCACCACACAACATGACATTCCAGGACGTTGGCGCTGGTCGATATATCACCAAGTGTACTTGAGCGCTGCACCATGTGTGGCGCTAGTGATGCTTGACATGTCCTTACCTAACCCCCTTATCTTCCCGTTCATGAAGAAGCTGCTAGAAATTTTTtaggaagaaaacaaaaaaaaaaagttttgcctCAATAAGCCTGTGATACAATAActatatatactgtaataatttaGACAGAAAAACTAttataatagagaaaaattattgcatttaaaagtaattataaaatagtttaaaaataCTGCATGCAAGATATAGGAAGATATTTTTGTCCCGATGAGAAGTGCGACGTGCAGGACAGCGACATCATGTAGTTTTGCATATGCATTGcttcaatgtgtgtgtgtgtgtccattattattattattattattatcatcagcatcatctcatcatcataattataattgttgttGTGTCTGAGGCTGCATTGACTTGGAAGACTGAGACCTGTGTATTTTGTATTGATGTTATGGAAgagtttatatataatatatatatatagaaatgcTTCTAAGGATGTGCTACAATGTTGCAGTTAGTCCCCATCAGTTCTCTGTTATCATGCTAATATGTCCTTTAAATCTGTTTTGTTAATAAAGACTTTAAATGTTTCTAATTCAGTAACAGAAAGTTTTTCTTTAAGCTTTCCCTGGGAACATGTATTTGCAATAGACAGCTTGATTATGACAATATGTtaactacatttaaaataaaatcaatataaaacaCTTGCAAGAGATTAAGTGAATGATAAGCAGAACTAATTTAGAAGTGGTGATGTttgaactttttccattgctgatcATGAACCTAGAAACCTCACGACATATCAGATGTTGGTTCTCGCTTCCTCTTCAGATGAGAAAAAAGGGGGAGGGGAGGAGGGAAGTAAAAATATATCTTCCTTGCTTTTCCCTTTTTTTCCACCTGAATACGGAGGTAGAGCAACCTTCGAAATGTCGTGAATTCCTGTATTTATTGTAAGAAATGAATAAGGTCTGAATAATTCACCATTGCTTTCTCCAttcagaaagaaaattaaataataatcagTGGTTTATTGGAAAAACATTTATATAGAAGAATAGTAGAGAAATAGAGATCAATGTTACAGAACTATACTTCTTTCCAATA from Periplaneta americana isolate PAMFEO1 chromosome 15, P.americana_PAMFEO1_priV1, whole genome shotgun sequence harbors:
- the LOC138715078 gene encoding F-box/LRR-repeat protein 20 isoform X2 — its product is MIHTNRNKLELARVFSDDDAQINKKLPKELLLRIFSYLDVVSLCRCAQVSKAWNVLALDGSNWQRIDLFDFQTDVEGPVIENISRRCGGFLRKLSLRGCQSIADGSMKTLAQLCSNVEDLNLNGCKKITDSTCQSLSRHCPKLQRLDLGSCSAISDLSLKALADGCPSLTHINISWCDHITENGAEALAHGCPKLKSFISKGCLQINDKAVSCLARHCRNLEVMNLHGCSNIQDEAVQQLAENCPRLHYLCLSGCSHLTDASLIVLAQQCHMLSTIEVAGCSQFTDAGFQALARSCRLLEKMDLEECVLITDATLIHLAMGCPRLEKLSLSHCELITDEGIRHLGTSPCAAENLTVLELDNCPLITDASLEHLISCHNLQRIELYDCQLITRAGIRRLRNHLPNIKVHAYFAPVTPPPTAGGSRQRYCRCCVIL
- the LOC138715078 gene encoding F-box/LRR-repeat protein 20 isoform X1, whose product is MIHTNRNKLEAAVRPWWVPSVGRNKKERSNFSVCTMKQSYMQLARVFSDDDAQINKKLPKELLLRIFSYLDVVSLCRCAQVSKAWNVLALDGSNWQRIDLFDFQTDVEGPVIENISRRCGGFLRKLSLRGCQSIADGSMKTLAQLCSNVEDLNLNGCKKITDSTCQSLSRHCPKLQRLDLGSCSAISDLSLKALADGCPSLTHINISWCDHITENGAEALAHGCPKLKSFISKGCLQINDKAVSCLARHCRNLEVMNLHGCSNIQDEAVQQLAENCPRLHYLCLSGCSHLTDASLIVLAQQCHMLSTIEVAGCSQFTDAGFQALARSCRLLEKMDLEECVLITDATLIHLAMGCPRLEKLSLSHCELITDEGIRHLGTSPCAAENLTVLELDNCPLITDASLEHLISCHNLQRIELYDCQLITRAGIRRLRNHLPNIKVHAYFAPVTPPPTAGGSRQRYCRCCVIL
- the LOC138715078 gene encoding F-box/LRR-repeat protein 20 isoform X3 — its product is MKQSYMQLARVFSDDDAQINKKLPKELLLRIFSYLDVVSLCRCAQVSKAWNVLALDGSNWQRIDLFDFQTDVEGPVIENISRRCGGFLRKLSLRGCQSIADGSMKTLAQLCSNVEDLNLNGCKKITDSTCQSLSRHCPKLQRLDLGSCSAISDLSLKALADGCPSLTHINISWCDHITENGAEALAHGCPKLKSFISKGCLQINDKAVSCLARHCRNLEVMNLHGCSNIQDEAVQQLAENCPRLHYLCLSGCSHLTDASLIVLAQQCHMLSTIEVAGCSQFTDAGFQALARSCRLLEKMDLEECVLITDATLIHLAMGCPRLEKLSLSHCELITDEGIRHLGTSPCAAENLTVLELDNCPLITDASLEHLISCHNLQRIELYDCQLITRAGIRRLRNHLPNIKVHAYFAPVTPPPTAGGSRQRYCRCCVIL